From one Pontibacillus sp. HMF3514 genomic stretch:
- a CDS encoding RNA polymerase sigma factor produces the protein MKDEKALINAYQNGNEYAADMLVHKHQTMLYRFSLRLTKSQVEADDLFQETWVRVFRSLNRYDGDGPFQTWLCTICMNLYRDEYTKKKRWLNVVKDFFSMRIKTSNWLVYHHSQQHRKTSQ, from the coding sequence ATGAAAGATGAAAAGGCATTAATTAACGCCTATCAAAATGGAAATGAATACGCTGCAGATATGCTCGTTCATAAGCACCAAACCATGTTGTATCGATTTTCATTACGACTCACAAAATCACAGGTCGAAGCAGATGACCTCTTCCAAGAAACTTGGGTCCGTGTTTTCCGATCGTTAAACCGTTATGACGGAGATGGCCCCTTCCAAACATGGTTATGTACCATTTGTATGAACTTATATCGTGATGAATATACAAAGAAGAAACGTTGGCTTAATGTTGTTAAGGATTTCTTCTCAATGAGGATAAAGACATCCAACTGGCTCGTTTACCATCACAGTCAGCAACACAGGAAGACCTCACAATGA
- a CDS encoding DinB family protein, whose protein sequence is MYGLEEKRNQILEFLQSLTDDQARTKPSDESWSILEVLEHLYLIEGFVVQQMANALEKGSDQQAELKPIHRTQGRDYKVEAPEYIQPKGQFESIQDAKDHLEKSREQMLFLIHNKDQELLQNRVMPHPAFGDMNLEQWAEFIGWHEIRHLEQIQEIKEAL, encoded by the coding sequence ATGTACGGATTAGAAGAAAAGAGAAATCAAATCTTAGAATTCTTACAAAGTCTTACTGATGACCAAGCTCGCACTAAGCCATCAGATGAAAGTTGGAGTATTCTTGAGGTCCTTGAGCATTTATATTTAATTGAGGGCTTTGTTGTCCAGCAGATGGCGAACGCTCTTGAAAAAGGATCAGATCAACAAGCCGAATTAAAACCAATTCATCGTACTCAAGGGCGAGACTATAAAGTTGAAGCTCCAGAATATATACAGCCAAAAGGTCAATTCGAATCCATCCAAGATGCTAAAGATCACTTAGAAAAATCACGTGAACAAATGCTTTTCCTTATTCATAATAAGGACCAAGAACTCCTTCAAAACAGAGTCATGCCCCACCCCGCCTTTGGCGATATGAACCTAGAACAATGGGCGGAATTTATTGGATGGCATGAAATTCGCCACCTTGAACAGATACAAGAAATAAAAGAAGCTTTATAA
- a CDS encoding LLM class flavin-dependent oxidoreductase, which translates to MEKEINVRVNELTIKLSVLDQSPILTGMSPIDAFQQTTELVKHVDRLGYHRYWVSEHHSTKSLAGSAPEILTAHLAAHTNSIRVGTGGVLLPHYSAYKVAESFRVLDTLYPGRIDLGVGRAPGGMPNVNRALNDGGAPNVEHYPKQVKELMAYLHGHDPYDMNVYATPLAETTPSIWMLGSSGTSARLAADVGASYSFAHFINGYGGTRAMSRYQDHFQPSMQQESPQGNVSIFVVCSETEEKAEYLASSLDLAILKIEQGGNRDGFPTPEEASQYPYSIFEKERVRENRSRMIVGDPKQVKEKIEHLARAYNVDEVIVNTIVSPFEERLTSYELLAKEFELDKRNE; encoded by the coding sequence ATGGAGAAAGAAATTAATGTTAGGGTGAACGAATTGACCATCAAATTAAGCGTATTAGATCAATCCCCTATATTAACGGGGATGTCTCCTATAGATGCTTTTCAACAAACTACTGAACTTGTAAAACATGTAGATCGTCTTGGTTACCATCGTTACTGGGTTTCCGAACACCACAGTACTAAAAGCCTGGCTGGATCTGCTCCTGAAATATTAACAGCACATTTAGCAGCACATACGAATTCTATACGCGTCGGCACAGGAGGCGTGCTCCTCCCCCATTACAGTGCTTATAAAGTAGCTGAATCTTTCCGAGTACTCGACACACTTTATCCGGGACGCATTGACCTTGGAGTTGGCCGTGCTCCTGGAGGTATGCCAAATGTGAACCGAGCTCTCAATGACGGTGGTGCACCTAATGTTGAACATTATCCTAAGCAAGTAAAAGAGCTAATGGCTTATCTGCATGGACATGACCCTTATGACATGAATGTCTATGCAACACCTCTAGCTGAGACCACACCATCGATTTGGATGCTCGGTTCAAGCGGTACGAGTGCACGCCTTGCAGCAGATGTAGGAGCTTCCTATTCATTTGCGCATTTTATTAATGGTTACGGGGGAACCCGTGCAATGAGCCGGTATCAGGATCACTTCCAACCCTCTATGCAACAAGAGAGTCCTCAAGGGAATGTCTCGATTTTTGTAGTATGTAGTGAAACAGAAGAAAAAGCTGAATATCTTGCATCAAGCTTGGATTTAGCGATTTTAAAGATTGAACAAGGCGGTAACCGCGATGGCTTCCCAACTCCAGAGGAAGCGAGCCAATACCCTTATTCCATATTTGAAAAAGAGCGTGTGCGTGAAAATAGAAGTCGAATGATTGTAGGCGATCCAAAACAAGTGAAAGAGAAAATTGAACATCTTGCTCGAGCTTATAATGTGGATGAGGTGATCGTGAATACCATTGTGAGTCCATTTGAAGAACGATTAACATCTTATGAATTATTAGCTAAAGAATTTGAATTAGATAAACGGAACGAATAA
- a CDS encoding DoxX family protein, whose translation MMSVGLLIIRLAVGLTFVGHGAQKLFGMFGGHGLKGTGGFFDSIGIKPGYTMALLAGLFEFIGGGLFALGLLTPLGALFIVLTMLGAIVKVHAPNGYWNTAQGYEYNFILIVIAIGVALIGAGSYSLDAILF comes from the coding sequence ATGATGAGTGTAGGTTTACTAATTATTCGTTTAGCAGTTGGATTAACATTTGTAGGGCACGGTGCTCAAAAGTTATTTGGAATGTTTGGAGGTCATGGGTTAAAAGGTACAGGTGGCTTTTTTGACTCTATCGGAATTAAGCCTGGTTATACGATGGCTTTATTGGCAGGATTATTTGAATTCATTGGAGGAGGTCTTTTTGCTTTAGGACTGCTAACGCCTCTTGGAGCATTGTTCATTGTGCTCACTATGCTTGGTGCGATTGTTAAAGTTCATGCTCCAAACGGGTATTGGAATACTGCGCAAGGTTACGAGTATAATTTCATCCTCATTGTGATCGCCATTGGTGTAGCTTTAATTGGAGCAGGCTCTTATTCTTTAGATGCCATTTTATTTTAA
- a CDS encoding DUF4396 domain-containing protein, translating to MDTLHIIAWIALAIGLLSSLIILIDVIRHPQMMKIMNVVWPINGWFMGPVALWTYFKWGRIKAKDLDIEDNRDRPAKTFVSTTHCSAGCTLGDAIGVPIVFFAGMTILGSKLLAHYTIEFIAAYAFGLLFQVLAIYPMNKDKGLFGAFKSAVKADTWSLIAFEIGMFGWMAIVHFIIFTHPPKPDEITYWFMMQIAMILGFITSYPANWWLVKKGIKDAM from the coding sequence ATGGATACACTACACATCATAGCTTGGATTGCACTTGCTATTGGACTTTTATCTTCGTTAATTATATTAATAGATGTTATTCGTCATCCACAGATGATGAAAATTATGAATGTGGTTTGGCCTATTAATGGTTGGTTTATGGGCCCTGTGGCTCTTTGGACATATTTCAAATGGGGACGTATTAAAGCAAAAGATCTTGATATAGAGGATAATCGTGATCGTCCAGCTAAGACCTTTGTTTCTACAACTCACTGTTCAGCGGGATGTACACTTGGTGATGCCATAGGTGTTCCAATTGTATTCTTTGCTGGAATGACAATTTTAGGTTCTAAACTTTTAGCTCATTACACTATTGAATTTATTGCAGCTTATGCCTTTGGTTTGTTATTCCAAGTATTAGCCATATATCCTATGAACAAAGATAAAGGTCTATTTGGTGCTTTTAAATCCGCTGTTAAAGCAGACACTTGGTCATTAATCGCATTTGAAATAGGAATGTTTGGTTGGATGGCTATCGTTCACTTTATTATCTTTACACACCCGCCAAAACCTGATGAAATCACATATTGGTTCATGATGCAAATTGCTATGATACTAGGGTTTATCACAAGTTACCCGGCAAACTGGTGGCTTGTGAAAAAAGGAATTAAGGATGCAATGTAA
- a CDS encoding FeoA family protein, whose amino-acid sequence MLITLSEAYVGNHFQIKHIEATGQHEQRLYRLGIEVNTTLVLIRKINAGQMIAVQIGEKTVALQKEETDQIYGEVLG is encoded by the coding sequence ATGCTTATTACACTCTCAGAAGCATATGTTGGTAACCATTTTCAGATTAAGCATATTGAAGCAACAGGTCAGCATGAACAAAGATTATATCGGTTAGGGATCGAAGTGAATACTACTTTAGTACTAATCCGTAAAATTAATGCTGGTCAAATGATAGCTGTACAAATTGGTGAAAAAACTGTAGCACTTCAAAAAGAAGAGACAGACCAAATATATGGAGAAGTATTAGGATAA
- a CDS encoding YegS/Rv2252/BmrU family lipid kinase, producing the protein MTQYQTGAFLYNGSAGPDQLNDKLAAALPILSQNVEKLSVVQTTSRNDLIEKVKHYGEEVEVLYILGGDGTVHDCVNAIADVEHQPAIGILPGGTCNDFTRMLGISQNVGPAANALVNGRVAPVDLGQVGDRYFLNFWGIGLVTETSINIDPDQKNRFGVLSYFISAFKTMNEANTFTYKLKVDGVEYEEEGVMILVLNGRFIGTRQIPAPSLYVNDGKLDVLVIKNSNLKTFRELLSLNQPRTDPESFQELFHTQGKEIEIETAEEMDVDTDGEIYLKTPGHIKVLPNHLRMIMKDS; encoded by the coding sequence TTGACACAGTATCAAACAGGTGCTTTTTTATATAATGGGAGTGCAGGACCTGATCAATTAAATGATAAATTAGCTGCAGCATTACCTATACTTTCACAAAATGTTGAAAAACTTTCTGTTGTGCAAACGACAAGTCGTAATGACCTTATTGAAAAAGTTAAACATTATGGAGAAGAGGTTGAAGTTCTTTACATACTTGGAGGAGATGGGACCGTTCACGATTGTGTAAATGCGATTGCGGATGTAGAGCACCAACCTGCAATCGGTATATTACCTGGAGGAACCTGTAATGATTTCACCAGAATGTTAGGGATTTCTCAAAATGTTGGTCCAGCAGCTAATGCGTTAGTGAATGGCCGGGTGGCTCCAGTAGATCTTGGTCAGGTTGGAGACCGTTACTTCTTAAACTTCTGGGGTATTGGTCTGGTTACGGAGACCTCTATTAACATAGATCCAGATCAAAAGAATCGATTCGGTGTATTAAGCTATTTTATTAGTGCGTTTAAAACCATGAACGAAGCCAATACTTTTACGTATAAATTAAAAGTGGATGGAGTGGAGTATGAAGAAGAAGGAGTTATGATTCTCGTGCTGAATGGAAGGTTCATTGGCACTAGACAAATACCTGCTCCATCCCTTTATGTGAACGATGGAAAATTAGATGTGTTAGTTATAAAAAACTCGAATCTAAAAACATTTCGGGAGCTTCTTTCTCTTAATCAGCCTCGGACTGATCCTGAATCGTTTCAGGAGTTGTTCCACACGCAAGGCAAAGAAATAGAGATTGAAACAGCAGAAGAAATGGATGTCGATACTGATGGAGAAATTTATTTGAAGACACCTGGGCATATCAAAGTGTTACCGAACCATCTTCGTATGATTATGAAAGATTCCTGA
- a CDS encoding FixH family protein, whose amino-acid sequence MRKLGLLLLLSTIFVVLSACGSEEKNNANNNDDQQNSEENQELQAIEVKIKTVPETLKPKEITTIQAKVTQGSENVNDAQEVEFELWKKGSEDHEKMKAEKQGKGIYSIQHTFDEKGIYYVIAHVTARDMHNMPQKKLNVGNVSENEEKSEAHDHNENENKEEHSHGDHSDGVAVHLMNKEGKLMVHLQKGEEPLAEAKVRFEVWKDNGKHQYIDAKEGKEGEYAAEFNADSTSTYTVNVHYEKGELHGHQKQEIEIK is encoded by the coding sequence ATGAGAAAACTAGGATTACTATTACTTCTCTCAACTATTTTTGTTGTGTTATCAGCATGTGGTTCTGAAGAGAAAAACAATGCTAACAATAATGATGATCAACAGAATTCAGAAGAAAACCAAGAATTACAAGCTATTGAGGTAAAGATTAAAACGGTTCCTGAAACGTTAAAACCAAAAGAGATTACAACAATCCAGGCTAAAGTTACACAAGGTTCTGAGAATGTAAATGATGCTCAAGAGGTAGAATTTGAGTTATGGAAAAAGGGTTCGGAAGACCATGAAAAGATGAAGGCAGAAAAGCAAGGGAAAGGTATTTATTCCATTCAGCACACATTTGATGAGAAAGGCATTTATTATGTGATAGCCCACGTAACGGCTCGCGATATGCATAACATGCCTCAAAAGAAATTGAACGTTGGTAATGTATCTGAAAACGAAGAAAAGTCAGAGGCGCATGACCATAATGAAAATGAGAACAAAGAAGAACATAGTCATGGAGATCATTCAGACGGTGTAGCTGTACACCTTATGAACAAAGAAGGGAAATTAATGGTTCATCTTCAAAAAGGAGAAGAACCTTTAGCAGAGGCAAAAGTTCGGTTTGAAGTATGGAAAGATAATGGGAAGCACCAGTATATTGATGCAAAAGAAGGTAAAGAAGGGGAATATGCTGCTGAATTCAATGCTGATTCAACAAGCACCTACACGGTAAATGTTCATTATGAAAAAGGCGAGCTTCATGGCCATCAGAAACAAGAGATAGAAATAAAATAG
- a CDS encoding bifunctional 2-polyprenyl-6-hydroxyphenol methylase/3-demethylubiquinol 3-O-methyltransferase UbiG, producing the protein MKESGGTNLVEDTGERVIPEYMKPSNGLLLEHMARYQFALPYVTGRVLDLSCGSGYGTHMMAKNRKDEIDEVLGVDIDQDIINYAKAHYYHPKSFFQQENAVDPELPEKLGTFDTIISFETYEHIEEEQQLLNNYFQLLKPGGMLIVSTPFGQGRGIECGSPFHVHQITPEEFKDLFQLYSAAEFYYQKGVLIEPGRDGVHYPLGIAVCKK; encoded by the coding sequence ATGAAAGAAAGCGGTGGAACGAACTTGGTAGAAGATACTGGAGAACGTGTAATACCCGAATATATGAAGCCATCAAATGGATTATTGCTCGAGCATATGGCTCGCTATCAATTTGCTCTTCCTTACGTCACAGGTCGGGTACTTGACCTTTCTTGCGGTTCTGGATATGGCACGCATATGATGGCTAAAAACCGAAAAGATGAAATAGATGAAGTATTGGGTGTGGATATTGATCAAGATATCATCAATTATGCAAAAGCTCACTACTACCATCCTAAATCCTTTTTTCAACAGGAAAATGCCGTTGATCCAGAACTACCAGAAAAGCTCGGAACTTTTGATACGATTATTAGCTTCGAAACCTATGAACATATTGAAGAAGAACAACAACTACTTAACAACTATTTTCAATTGTTAAAACCTGGTGGTATGTTAATTGTTTCAACTCCATTTGGACAAGGACGTGGTATTGAATGCGGATCTCCTTTCCACGTCCATCAAATTACACCTGAGGAATTTAAAGACCTGTTTCAGCTTTATTCAGCAGCAGAGTTTTATTATCAAAAAGGTGTCTTAATTGAGCCTGGAAGAGATGGTGTGCATTACCCATTGGGCATAGCAGTTTGTAAAAAATGA
- a CDS encoding MarR family winged helix-turn-helix transcriptional regulator translates to MDQDQHYQQKKEDPSLRLFVVLSKAYRSITDQVKRDIQEQGLNPTEFGVLEMLYHQGEQPLQKIGDKILLASGSITYVVDKLQQKGLLERKPCPNDRRITYAAISDEGCKLLQSIFPDHWKKIEEITGGLSNEEKEELIPLLKKLGQYADRLD, encoded by the coding sequence ATGGATCAAGATCAACATTATCAACAAAAGAAAGAAGATCCATCCTTAAGATTATTTGTTGTGTTATCCAAAGCATATCGTTCCATCACAGATCAAGTGAAAAGAGATATACAGGAGCAAGGGCTTAACCCAACCGAATTTGGGGTTCTTGAAATGCTTTATCATCAAGGAGAACAACCTCTACAAAAAATCGGGGATAAAATTCTTTTAGCAAGTGGTAGCATTACCTATGTGGTGGACAAGCTTCAACAAAAAGGTTTGCTTGAGCGAAAGCCATGTCCGAATGACCGTCGTATTACCTATGCTGCGATTTCAGACGAAGGGTGTAAGTTACTACAATCTATTTTCCCAGATCACTGGAAGAAAATCGAAGAGATTACAGGTGGTCTATCTAATGAGGAGAAAGAGGAGCTTATTCCTTTACTCAAAAAGCTTGGACAGTATGCCGATCGATTGGATTAA
- a CDS encoding RAxF-45 family protein, whose protein sequence is MIVSKSLYFYRAQTHEFVADGTRMPFLATKL, encoded by the coding sequence ATGATTGTTAGTAAATCACTATATTTTTACCGTGCGCAAACTCATGAATTTGTTGCTGACGGGACACGTATGCCCTTTTTAGCAACTAAATTATGA